In Lolium perenne isolate Kyuss_39 chromosome 5, Kyuss_2.0, whole genome shotgun sequence, the sequence CATCTATTGGATTTTTTTCGATAATAGCCACTTTATTACTTTGAGCAATAGATTCGGCCTCTGCATAGTTACGATGCACACAACCGTACAATTATAGTTATTACAAAATCTCTAACGAAACACACGACAAGTACTTAAAGTTATTGAAATGCAAAACATCTAGCTAGGTGGATATAGGCGCAGATCACGTTgtcacccatgttgggaaaaaaatatccctcgctgtatcctccaaccgtgaagACACCTCCGTAGAGAGGTCTCGATGCTCCACCCGCTGAAGTGGCAACCATGAACGGAGCGTAGCTGTGCACCGGTATatgacctgcataagagaagaatAAACAttattaaaaaccttgtcatttctgcATAGCCACATCGACCAAAAAAAGGGCAATCGCTCTCATCCTAATAAGACGCTTAAACCTAGTATTCACACCATTCAGCCATTTGCCGAAAATATTGACAACACTACgtggtgggtataaggtagaacatATTTGGATGGTTTCCCACTCCAAACTCACACCAAACGCAGCTAAATACTGTGATGAAATATTTAAGGCATGTTGGTAGCCTAGAAACCCCTTGCCTCGCATCGGGCCCATAATTCTCGGTTCGTTTGGTTGCATGGGATTGCATGGGATCCTCCGTGTTCTTACACGAACCGCTTCTCAAAGCATCCTCGGGCCAGCCCCCGGAGCAACACTCCGTTCATGGTTGCCACTTCAACGGGTACCTCGTCATTGGTGGCAACATGGTGATGTTTGTCTTTGTGGTCagcgacatggtgatgcttgtgaccggcgtgaacgGCGGTGTGATGGTGGTGTTCGGTTTCGTGGTCGGCGACTTgctgatgcttgtgaccggcgtgaacgatggtgtcatggtggtgtctGGTTTCGTGATCGCCGACGTACTGATGCTTGTGATGGGTAAGGTAAGATTACCATGTTGTCATATAGATGAGGTTAGGAAAAGCATGCGACCAACCAAACAAAGTGAAATGTGACACTTAGGTACCAACTGATGCAACCTAGGCTGTCAAACAAAGTGACTTTTTTTACCCGAAACTCGTATCAAACCGAGATGTGCGTTTCATTCTGACCCAATGAGACGAAAAACTCACCCAGGCTACCAAACGGGCCCTTACAAACCCGTGAGCAGATTTAAGCTTTACATGATCGAAAAGATGAACACATTACGGCCTTTAAATTATTTTGAACAGCATACCCAGGTTGGAGTAGTCATGAGCATACGTAGTGACCGCTTCAATAACTACTGCCCGTCATCAGAATGACTCTGACAGCCCAATTTTGATGACATTTTTTTCGATGAATTTCGATGACTGCTTGATAGAGAGAAAATGGCCAGTGGCTCTCCACGCAAAGGATCAGCTACATTCAGGCATTCAGCACATGTCCAGCTCCTGCTTCCAGCACAGCACGTCGATTCTCTTTTATGCTAAAGCCTCATCCACCTGATCGACAAGACAGTCTGAATGCTCCGTCCCTGTCAATTTTCAGAAAATCACTTGGAGGAGTCCAAACCATGCGGTTGTGTGCTTGGTGCAGTACTGCAGTATTTCCATCTTTCTTCAGTTTTCCAAAGGAATTAACTTGTTAGTTAGCCGTAATTTGTTGGATAGCTTTAATACCACGGGTGGTCGAGAGAGAATTGATGCACCACAAGCTTTTGTGTAAGAACCATCTCACGCCCTGGAAATAGCATACCTGTCAGGGGCTGTCGGCAACTTAGCAGATCAAAGATCCGGAGAAGAAACCAGAACAACCGATGAGATTGCATATTCAATCAAGGTTACACTCTACTAAATACATGAAGTACTATCTGACGAAGAAACAAAATTACTCGAGTAAGGAACATGTTGATGTTGTAAGCACCATTTACAGGTGATAACAATGCCTGCATGAAGGGCAGGCACATAAAATAAACAGTTTCAAATCATCAGCTAGGATGGGTGTGTCTCGTAACAAATCCCCAAATTCATACAAACACTAAATTTCGCAACAATTTTCCCTTTACTGCTTACAGAATGTTCAGAATGGTCCGGCATTTCTGCAACAAACTAGTGAACAGTTCTCCCAAGGTTTCCAAAGATATAAGAAACGTATTGTCAAAAAATAGGCTAATAAGCTCGGCCAAAGCATACGACGGGCTATTGCAAAAAGTTCACCATCCATTTGGTGATTTGCGGCGACCTACCTTTCTATAGCTTAAAATGAAGATACAGACATGGCTTTATCTCCTACAGTTCCCCCCTCCAGGGCACTGTGTGCAGAATGAGCACAGAATTCCTACAATTACAACTCCAATTGTAACTTCGTCACTGCAATTTGCATCAAAATTGCCTATCGCATAAGCACAAAACCAGCCAAGCCTGATGCGATCATCATCTCCTGCTGTTTGCAGGTTCAGCCTTGTTAAGGTTTGCAAGCTCTTCAATCAGCTTCCTCTCGTCGCTGCTTAGACGCTTTGGAATCTCAACCTGGACACGTACTAGCTGGTCTCCGCGAGCATTGGACTTCCCAAGAAGTGGGACACCTTTCTTGGACATTACCAGAGTTGTGCCTGGCTGAGTCCCAGAGGGGATCTTCaggtcaactaccccatcaacagTGGGGACCTTGACGGTTGTCCCAAGAATTGCATCAATGTAAGAAACCTTGCATGTGTAGAGAATGTTTGTCCCATCTCGCTTGAGAACAGAATCAGAGAGAACATCAATAAAAACGTAAAGGTCTCCAGGCGGGCCTCCTCTCCGACCAGCGTTCCCCTCTGAACGGACCCTCAACCTGCTTCCAGAATCGACTCCAGCAGGGACCTTCAGACTGATCCTCTTTGTCTTGCGCACTCGGCCATCACCCCCACAGGTTTTGCATGGGGTGGCAAACTCACCAGTGCCACCGCAGGTATTGCAAGTGGACACCTGCTGGAATATTCCAAGCGGTGTTCTTGTGGAGGAGACTACCTGGCCCTGACCaccacaagttttacacgtggtaGGTTTTGTGCCAGGCTTGGCGCCAGTTCCATCACACGTATTACAGCCTTCCAGTCTGGTTATCTCAATTTCTTTCTCCACGCCAAACACTGCTTCTTTGAAATTAAGTACCAGATTGTAGCTCTCATCATCACCTTGCATTGGTCTGTTACGAGCAGCACGGCCGCCGCCCATTCCACCCATTCCACCAAACCCTTCGAATAATGACTCAAAGAGATCAAATGGGTTTGAGTAATCCTGCAGGGCGAAAATGTTTATATGATTGTTAGACCAAAGCTACAAACAAAAAGAATGTTGATCAAACTTGTGAATTGGACAACTTACTCCTGTTCCCATGCCAGAGCCCTTCAGACCAGCTTCTCCATATTTGTCATAGATTGCTCGCTTCTCATCATCAGACAAAACCTATAACAGCAACCATCTTCATGTTAGCTGAAGAAATGTGCACTTCCTACAACAGAAGACATAGATAGATGGAACTTCAGGGTTTCCTGCATGACCAGTTGGACTAACCTCATAAGCATTGCTGATATCCTTGAACTTTTGTTCAGCACCAGGAtctctaaaataaataaataaacacaaAAAACATAAGAACTAGCTATTGTGTTCTTGGGTCAGCTAGATGGGAATAATGCTAATGCACAAAAAGATAAGAATCAAGACATGTCTACAAAGATTAGAATAGCGCAAGGTCAAGCAGTAAAAGCCATGAGAAAAGAGAAAGATTGAAAATGATTTATAAGGAGCTGAAAAGGAACAAGGTAATGATTAGCCAACTTACTTGTTCACATCAGGGTGAAAGCTCCGAGCAAGTTTCCGATAGGCTGGAACAGGGAATGTTTTAGAACTAACATACACATATATGTTTCCAATACTGACTACAAACCTAAGAAATCCCATAAAAAAGAAATACTAAAAGACAAAGTGTAGCAGCTAATGAGCTAATGAAAGTGAAATTAGGAAAAGCGTGAACTCACACCTCCAAATGAAGTAAAGGTGTTGTTAGTATAGTCTTTACATTACAGGAGATGGAATAGCTTCCTAAAGCTTTAAATAAGATGCATTATACTTTTGAGTCTAAATACAAAAAATGGACCTAGAGGTCACCTTGAAATACTTTACACCAACGACAAATATTTTCAACTACATGTTAATGGTGCAGGCTATTTGTCTACCAGTGATAATATATCATAATGCAGCACTGATTTATGTTGCGCATAGACCATATTGAAGCTAAACCAGTATTTGAATTGAAAGTTTGAATGTTTGATCATCACAAGGATTTGGCATAATGGACTAGATGATAACTACAGGAGGGTTTAAACTGGACAGAACCAAAAACTTAATAACAAACTAGGACATAGTAAATCAAACTAAACAGCATGAAGTCGATCCATCAGAAGACACTCACCGCTCTTGATTTCGGATTTACTAGAATTTCTTGACACGCCAAGTACAGAATAGAAATCCTGTCAATCAAAAATGTAACATCACTCAGGACATCGAGTATTCGTAAGCAATGACATCAGCAACATAGGTCGGAAAAGGAAGAACTCACCGCTTCGGCCCGGACGATAAACCGTGAACCCCTCCGATGGCGAAACCTTGGTGATGGCGCATGATTTAAGCTAGCACTGGGTGACACTAGGTGTTTACCTCTGCCCCTGGCACTGCACCAACACAGGGATAGTAAGATTAATCTAGTACTTCTGTGAGCGAATAATGGGCATAATAGGATCATACATGTCGTTCAAATATTAACTAGGACAACTTTTACTGTTCATGTCACCAACCGCAAATTACAAGTTTACAACTACCTGGGCAACTGCTAGTTTTTTGATAAATGGGTCAAAAGTCAATGTCACCTGCCTACCACAGACTCCAGAATGAAATTTCTGTAGAGGGATAGAAGATATTGAATGATGACCGTACCCATTCTTGGATGCCAGGAACCCCGGATCCATCGACACGGGGCTAACACGGGCCGCCGTGGAACCCCGGCCCGCATAGATCGATCTGGATCGAGGTTCGAATTCGCTCCCATGATTCGGTACAGGCAGCGAACCGGCGAAACCGGAGCAGCATACCACGGGCGTCGTCGGCGTGGTCCTCGCCGCTCGGCGGAGACGGAGGGAGGGGGCGGGGGAGACGTGCGGGTGGGCGGTCGGGCGGGAAGGGGCGGCGGGGAGGCGGTGCAGTGGGTGGAGCATGGGGGCGGCGGGTCCGGAGGAGGTGGCGACGCCGGCGAGGTAGGGCAGGGCGGGGGAGGGGAGGCGAGCTTGAGCTTGGTGGGCAGCGAGCGAGTCGAGGGAGAGGTTGTAGCTGGGTGGGCTGGCCCAAAccttatctctctctctctctcttgcttTTTTTGTTGGACACGCGCTTTGCCGTCCATCGACCTTCCATCCGACGGTTCTGATCTTCCTAGTATTTACATCGTGGTGCCACTCGAGGCTCTTCTGGTCCTGCTCGCTGTCTCTCGATCTGTCCCGCACTCTCTCCTTCTCTCGGTGAGATTATACACACGTGGAATAAATATTTTGATCATATGTCTATATATTTTTATTATAGAAAATacattttaaaatgttaaaagaTTCTATAAATTATCGTTGTACATCTGGATATTCTACATTTGACACAGAAAAGTATTACGGAAAAAAACATTTCATGTTCGTgagtaaaaaagacaaaacaatGTCACGTGCATAGCTATTTTTTTTAGCAACGAAAATTGTCTTTTTTTTGCACATGACACGGAAAAGGCAATGTATTTTTTCGTGAAATTTGTGTGCTAACATAAAATGTCTGAATGTCTGGATTTGCACCCCAAATATTTCTTCTAATTTTTTCAGACATTTCGAAATAGTATGTCTTGGATGGCACCTATAAGCCAAAATAGATTCTAAAAAAAGGTAACTaatgtttattttttttatttagcCTCTTTTGAGTAAGTTACACCAAAGATATGTAAATTTGGCATTGGGGGGCACTAGTGCAACCTCTTTGATAATATGTGCGCTTATCACACAAACCTCAGATTATGTTCCAAACTAGACCAGCATTACAAAAAGTTGGCATGGAGGAGGAATTTTAAGTCGGGCCGTGGTTGTTGATGCACCATCCTTGACGATTTTTGCTCTTTCCATGGtacatcaaaaaaaaaaatcctcgTTTTTAAGGCCATCTAGCACCACGGAATCGTGAAAACGTCGCGCATGGTGGTCCAGGATCTGGTGCATGATGAATTCTCGGGTGCGCCAGCCAAgtgaacgcaaatccgcacccccAGGGCTGCAGGGCCCAAATGGCAGCGGTTCTAGCActgttttttttctttcgatcgcgcCCTCTCATTCACGTTCTCCGATCAAACCGTTTATGTTGCTGGCTCGTAGGTCCCGCATATCATCATCTCTGAACGATAATGTTTCTTTTGTTGGATTTCTTTTGCCCCCTGATATTTGGCTACTTGACTTttcctttcgatcccgtgccgccttcaaACCGTTTATGTTGCTGGCTCGTAGGTCCCGCATATCATCATCTCTGAATTGATAGCATATTGTTGGTGGTTTGGCATGCTTGGCATGACCACACAAAGCGACACACGGTATGTGCTCTCTGGTTGTTGAAGGCTCAAAGAGGTTCTTGTGCAATTATATCAAGATCCCATTTTTAGATGACTATATCAAGATCCTTAGGAATGTGCAAAGATGCTCCCTACCGAGGTTATTTTGAAAGGCAAGCAACTGTCAATGGCTTACCTTCTCATCATCTTCTCTGCTTGTAGCGAGCCTGCGAGGAAGATCTTGAGTCTGAACTAGATCTTTTAAATATGTGAAATGGAGCTAGAGTATGTTGCAAGCCTTGCTGTCTAATAAAGATCCAGTTTTACTCGTAGAGGAAAAAAAAACTAGCCAATTCCCCTCCGCTTGCAAACAAACTATAGGAACATCTTTTCTATTCTTCCAATCGTGCTACCTTCTCGGCTCATCGTTGATACAAAAAAAAAAGCTCTGAAATCAAAGCTAAAACCTTGCATGGAGGGTCTTTTGCGAAAAGGTCTGCTAATCTATTGTTGATCATCATCAGCAATACAAAGAACACCAAAGATAATAAAAAATACAATATGTTTTGGCAAAACGTCTTGTAGAAGGAAACGGAGGAAGTACTACTCTGTTACCGACCATCACTGACACAGATTGCAGCCAACTGATCACAGTGATTCAAGCTGCTAGACCGGATCAGTCTCCTCATCCGAGTCTTGTTTCAGAAACTGAGGATTCGTTAATGATGAAGGTAGACATTGTTCATTTGTAAAAGTTAATCAACGGCTAGTTAGAGTGAGCCATGTTTTTGCACATTTTGCAAGGACTGGGCGTAGATCTGTCACATGGCTTGGTTAgaggcatctccaccggcggccttGATAGCGGTTCTGATAACGTTTTGGAGGCCCGGCAGCGAAAATAGGCTCACCGGCGCGTTCCAAATATCGCCTGCGCTTTTTCGAGCCtaatagaagcgccggcaaccccgtgccggccccttggaggaagggcgcgaatcgggcgagcCGGCGGCTCGCGGCACGACGGTATTCGCGGGTGGGAGCGCCTTGTCAGCGcgaggacgcgacggttcgcatcggaaACGACGCGGGAATGTTGATCGTCGgtgttaatggtctcccgcgtggaaacccAAGTGGCGAAGAGGGCGGCGACTGGCCAGGCGGCGTCTACCTTCCTTACCCACGCGCCTTCAATGTGCATCTGTCGCCTCCCTTAAAACCCCACCGGTGCGCACTTCTCTTCTT encodes:
- the LOC127299651 gene encoding chaperone protein dnaJ A7A, chloroplastic — encoded protein: MLHPLHRLPAAPSRPTAHPHVSPAPSLRLRRAARTTPTTPVVCCSGFAGSLPVPNHGSEFEPRSRSIYAGRGSTAARVSPVSMDPGFLASKNGARGRGKHLVSPSASLNHAPSPRFRHRRGSRFIVRAEADFYSVLGVSRNSSKSEIKSAYRKLARSFHPDVNKDPGAEQKFKDISNAYEVLSDDEKRAIYDKYGEAGLKGSGMGTGDYSNPFDLFESLFEGFGGMGGMGGGRAARNRPMQGDDESYNLVLNFKEAVFGVEKEIEITRLEGCNTCDGTGAKPGTKPTTCKTCGGQGQVVSSTRTPLGIFQQVSTCNTCGGTGEFATPCKTCGGDGRVRKTKRISLKVPAGVDSGSRLRVRSEGNAGRRGGPPGDLYVFIDVLSDSVLKRDGTNILYTCKVSYIDAILGTTVKVPTVDGVVDLKIPSGTQPGTTLVMSKKGVPLLGKSNARGDQLVRVQVEIPKRLSSDERKLIEELANLNKAEPANSRR